GCCGAAATATGGAGAGTTCAGCGCTATAACGACCGCCCCCATTTCGGGATGGATGTTACAGAAGATGTAGGACACCCCTTCGCGGTCGAATGTGACGGAGCGGCGTGCTCCGGTCTCATAGAGGCCAAGATCAAAGCGCTTGCCGTTGAAGAGTGAGAAGACGTTGTGAAAGAAGGGATCGAGGTTGGGGAACTCAATGCTCGTGCCGGTAGGTACGACGAGAAGATGCGGGGTAAACTCCTTGTTCTTTTGAATGAGTCGCACGTTCTGCCGTGGGACCGGATGCGGTGTTGGAGCATCGATGGGGGTAAGCCATACAACCACGTTGGCAGGCGAGAGCCCTGGCGTGTGTTGCTCAAGGTGTATGGTTGCGGTGATCTCCGCGGCACGCGCAGCGATAACCGATACCGTAGTCAGCAGCAGAAACCACCATCCGTGTTTTGCAAGCTTCATCATAGGTTTGCGCGTGCCGTTAGAAGCGGTATCCCAAAGAAAGTGTAAAGATGTCGGCTGACGACGAGCTGCTGTTGATGTTGAAGGTGCGGATGTGACGGAACTCGGGTGAAAGAATGAGATATGTCTTCGGGCTGTAGATCAGGTTCGCCGACCACATCTGATTGCGAGCGCGAAGTTGAACCGCGCTCGCAGTGGACGGAATAATGATGGAGTGAAAGTCACGTGAGAAGCCATTATCAAGGCCAAAGGCTCCGTTCGCTTCGAGAACGCTGGTGAAGCGCAGCTTAGCTTGTGTCCAGCCACCAGCGTCGTTCAGGAGTCGAAAGGTCGAGGCGCCGGTGAGGGGGTCGTTGCCTGCGACGACGTTTTTGTAAACTCCACCGCCGAGGCCGCCAAGAGCGCGACCGCGGTATGCTTCACCGCTTAGCTCAAAGTGATGTGTAACCGGAAACTTCCAATCTCCGCTGATCGCGTAAGAGTCGCCATTGCGGCCGCCGTTATAGGCCTGACGAGAATAGTAGCCACCGATGCCGAACTGCAGCTGGCCGAAAGTATTTTGTTCGTGTCGGTTGAATGCGATGCGTGATTCGTACGCGGGTTGTCCGCTGCGTTCCCCTGCTGATGGCACACGATAGATGTCCGCATTGGTGTATCCAGCGGCGGGAGGATCCCATAGGCCGAACTCCCATGAGAGATTGCCACGTGATGACATATCGAACCGATGCTCATAACGGAGTTGAGGTGCCCAGGTCCAGAGATTGCCTGCCCACGCCATAGCCGGCTCGGCAACCGATGCGTATGAAGTTGGTGACAGCGGAGAGATGAGAGGTTCGACAAGGCCGACCTCCGCAGTATCGTTCTTCCACATCAGGCGAGCAACGGCGGTACGCATGTGAGCTAGCCCTCCTGTGGAACCGTAGTTGCTGTATTGAAGGCCTCCATAGAAGTCCATGTTGATCTCTGCATAGCTGGAGGCACCAGCCAGATGCGGACCGTAGGCTTGGACGCCAATGATGGTCTGTCGCAGACTGGCACCGAAGGCCGTTGATGGAGTGTCGGGAGCGAGCGGTACAGCGATCGTGGGCTGATCGAAGTTGTCGACGGCCCCGTGATTGGAGAAGGTATTGAACAAGAGGAGGCCGGTAAGTCGCAGAGGATACTTTGAAGCACTCTCGACTTTGATCTGCTCGTGTTGCTCAATCTCCGATTGCATCATTGCAATCTGGTCCCTGGCGTCAGGTGCAGGTGATGAGGCTGGCGTTACGGCTGCTTCTGCGGGTGGTGTCGTGGGCACTGCGTTGGCCGCGGCCAACTGCCCGCGCAGCGCATTAATCTGATCGCGAAGATGATCGATTTCCTGTTGTGATTGCTTCAAGTGGTCTTCCGCTGCGGAGAGCTGGGCGGCAATGCTCTCAAGCTGAGCCTGCGATGCCTGAGAAGTCACTGGAGTCGGCTGCTGTGCGAGGGCCATTGTTGACGCGAGAGCTGCAGCTGAAAGTAAACCGATGCAGCGGATCATGAGAAGGGATGTTTTCACGATGTCACCTTCGAAACGTCCGGAGAAGTGTCTGGGCGGCCGGCAACTTCAGGCCAGATGCTTCTGGGGAGGGAAATTGAAAAGACGGTGAGATGATCTGCCGTGCGAAAGTAGCGGATGTGGCCACCATGCTCGGTGGCGATGTGTTCCGCCAGCGTGAGCCCGAGTCCTGTGCCGCTCTGTTTGCCTTCGCTGACGAAAGGCATAAACATGGTCTCGTTTACAGAGTTTGGAACGCCATTGCCGTTGTCGATCACGCTAACACGTATGAAGTTGTCATCTTCTTCGAGGGAAAGATGGACAGCAGGCGCAGTAGAGGAGCTTCGTGCAGCCTCGCATGCATTGAGAAGAAGGTTATAGATTGCCCGGGAAAGTTTGCGTCCATCGACGTGTGCGCGGATATCCGATGTAGCGTCGAGTGTAATGGCAACGTCCCGCGCCGCGGGGTGGGACTTCATTGTCGCCACCGACCTCTCAAGAAGCACTGACATCATCTCGACGGATCGATGGAAGGCTTTGCCGGTCTGACTGAAGAGCAGAAGCGATTCCAGAAGATCGGTCATATCGTGGACTGCGTTGGTTGCTTCGGCGAGGAGTTCTTCACGTTCACTCTGCTGCAGGCTCGGACTGCACATGAATTCCGCATTGGCATAAATGGCGGAGAGATGGTGACGGAGGTCATGCGAGATGGAGCTGGCCATGCGTCCGATGGTGGCCAGCCGCTCAGACTGAACAAGTTCTTTTTGCGACTGTTCGAGTTGAGTGCGCATGCGATCAAACGCACCGGCGAGTTCGCGCACCTCTTCAGCGCCGCCCTTTATTTCCAGTGGATAGCCATAATCGCCTGCGGCCATCGCTCGCACACCTTGCATCAGCGAGCTGAGCGGTCGCGTGATGGATCGCGAGATAGCAAGAAGAATGATGGTGCCAGCACAGAGCACGAGCAGGCTCAGACCGGTAACCCAACGATTGACACGGCGGATAAGAGCCTGTCCCTGCTGAAAAGATTTTAGGACAACCAGGCGTGGTTCTGTGGCATCCGCTACATCTGAACTCAGTGGCCGCGTTGTTGCGAGATAACGCTGGCCATCGAGGCGAATCGTCTCGCCGTCCGTCGTCGATTCGATTCGAGGAAGCTCAGAGATCAGTTGATCATGCAGGTCCGATCGCAGCGTGCCCGCGAGTCGTTTATTGCCGTACGCGAATAGAACCTCTGCCGCTGCCGCTTCGCTTACCTGGCGAGCCACGGTGGCATCGAGCGCATAACCAACGACAAGGTAACCAAGGAGAGAGCCAGTTGTACGATCGCCGAAGACGATCGGCTGCGCGGCGACCTCGTAGAGTGCGTTATCAAGCACAATATAAAACGATTCCTCATCGTTCTTCAGATGTGAGGGAAGAGATAACAATAATTCGTTGCCAGAGGGCGGAGCGCCTTTGCCGTAGACGGCTGCGAGGTCGAGGCTGGAGTTGAAGAGGGCAAATAGATCAGTGTCGCTGGTCTTCCAGAGGGCTGCAGCTCCATCCTCAATGGTATGACGGTCGTTCGATGTCATGAGCGCCTTGATGGTTGGTAAGTCTGCGATGAGCGCAGCCTGGCGGCGCATGAGCTCATGGTGCTGTCGCTGAAGATTTTGGTATGTAGAAATCGAGTGACTGAGATCAGAAGCGAGTTCGTTGCGTGTCTGCTGTTCAACTATGATGCGGAGGATTAGAATGCTCAACAGCGTCCAGCCAAGGAAGACAATGAGAAGCGGCACCAGCAGCGTGGTACGCATGCGAACCCGTTCCAGTAGATTGGCGTTAACCATAATGTCTCTCGACTAAGAAGGCCCACCGACGAACTTATAACCGATCCCGTGCATGGTGCGGAAATATCGGGGATTCGCAGGGTCGTCTTCCAGTTTATGGCGCAACTTCATCACCTGGTTATCGACGGTGCGTGTGGTTGGGTATGAGTTATATCCCCAAACATCAATTAGCAATTTTTCGCGCGTGATAACCCGTTCAGGATGATTGATGAAGTAGCGAAGCAGTTTGAGTTCATGCGCCGTCATGATGACGGGTTCACCGTCTTTGCGGACCTCCATCCTCGCAAAGTCGGCAGTGATGTTTCCAAAGCGCATAAACTCGCTCGGCTCTTCGCGGCGTTGACGTCGCAGCGCGACCTGGACACGGGCGAGCAACTCGCGGGGACTGAAAGGCTTGGTGATGTAATCATCGGCACCAAGCTCGAGCAATAAAACCTTGTCGGCAATCTCGGAGACTGCACTAAGGATGAGGATAGGTATTTCTGGGAGCGATGCCCTGATGGCGCGACAGACATCGCGGCCCGACATCCCAGGCAGCATGAGGTCGAGGATGACGGCGTCGGGGTTGATGGTTTGGGCGGCGGCTACACCTTCCGTTCCACTCCCGGTGATCATGACGCTAAAGCCTTCGACAGTGAACTGACGCTGGAGTGCTTTCTGTATCCGCGGATCATCTTCGATTACTAGAATCTTCTGCATAACACGGCCTCGTCCGTACTCTCAGTGTGGAGTTAAATTAGCTGCAATGTTACGGGGATATCAGCAAAATGCAATCCTGTGACAAAACCCTGACAAATGAAGCCCGTCTGCGCCTGAGTCAACTGTAAGCCTCTAAAAGAGGTTTCGGTTCCCTAATTCGTGACGAACGGATGTCGGTACTAAGCCAACGCTAACGCACACAAGTAGATTGCAACCATAAGACAGCACCGTGACAAGCAGAGGTGTGCGCCGTTCCTATACTCGGCTTGTGCTCAAACAGATAGGGACTAAACGGAGCGACGTTCTCTTCTTCCTCATGATGGCCATGACGGCGAGTGCACAGCAGCCAAAACCAACCGGGGATCATGCGGGGTTTGTGCCGATCATCTCTGGGGGTGCCGGTTATGTTCATAACGTCAGTGGAGGTATTCCCACGCTGGAACCTCAGATCAACCCTGTGCTGCTTGTTCCGTTTGGACGGCATGTTTTGCTGGAGTCAAGAACG
This portion of the Edaphobacter sp. 4G125 genome encodes:
- a CDS encoding cupredoxin domain-containing protein — translated: MMKLAKHGWWFLLLTTVSVIAARAAEITATIHLEQHTPGLSPANVVVWLTPIDAPTPHPVPRQNVRLIQKNKEFTPHLLVVPTGTSIEFPNLDPFFHNVFSLFNGKRFDLGLYETGARRSVTFDREGVSYIFCNIHPEMGAVVIALNSPYFGISDAKGSVTVHDVPPGRYRLQLWSEQLLPALPSVSDRIVDISSDSLDLGHLDFKPSNAIPAHHKNKFGKDYPPATTSAY
- a CDS encoding sensor histidine kinase, producing the protein MVNANLLERVRMRTTLLVPLLIVFLGWTLLSILILRIIVEQQTRNELASDLSHSISTYQNLQRQHHELMRRQAALIADLPTIKALMTSNDRHTIEDGAAALWKTSDTDLFALFNSSLDLAAVYGKGAPPSGNELLLSLPSHLKNDEESFYIVLDNALYEVAAQPIVFGDRTTGSLLGYLVVGYALDATVARQVSEAAAAEVLFAYGNKRLAGTLRSDLHDQLISELPRIESTTDGETIRLDGQRYLATTRPLSSDVADATEPRLVVLKSFQQGQALIRRVNRWVTGLSLLVLCAGTIILLAISRSITRPLSSLMQGVRAMAAGDYGYPLEIKGGAEEVRELAGAFDRMRTQLEQSQKELVQSERLATIGRMASSISHDLRHHLSAIYANAEFMCSPSLQQSEREELLAEATNAVHDMTDLLESLLLFSQTGKAFHRSVEMMSVLLERSVATMKSHPAARDVAITLDATSDIRAHVDGRKLSRAIYNLLLNACEAARSSSTAPAVHLSLEEDDNFIRVSVIDNGNGVPNSVNETMFMPFVSEGKQSGTGLGLTLAEHIATEHGGHIRYFRTADHLTVFSISLPRSIWPEVAGRPDTSPDVSKVTS
- a CDS encoding response regulator transcription factor, with product MQKILVIEDDPRIQKALQRQFTVEGFSVMITGSGTEGVAAAQTINPDAVILDLMLPGMSGRDVCRAIRASLPEIPILILSAVSEIADKVLLLELGADDYITKPFSPRELLARVQVALRRQRREEPSEFMRFGNITADFARMEVRKDGEPVIMTAHELKLLRYFINHPERVITREKLLIDVWGYNSYPTTRTVDNQVMKLRHKLEDDPANPRYFRTMHGIGYKFVGGPS